From Acidimicrobiales bacterium, one genomic window encodes:
- a CDS encoding DUF3293 domain-containing protein: protein MTDLWEAFAGAVVRISLPDGDHRIEPRSPGRTGDHPFGSPIHIITAYNPGGIEADVATNEARHAALAEALGARETFATVGSAPDGSMAEPGLAVIGLEADEAVELGRRFGQEAIYRWTADALTIVGVRVPDTVEMGWSLVRL, encoded by the coding sequence GTGACCGACCTGTGGGAAGCGTTCGCCGGCGCGGTCGTGCGCATCTCGCTCCCCGACGGCGACCATCGCATCGAGCCGCGGTCGCCCGGGAGGACGGGGGACCACCCCTTCGGGTCGCCGATCCACATCATCACCGCATACAACCCCGGGGGAATCGAGGCCGACGTGGCGACCAACGAGGCCCGTCACGCGGCGCTTGCCGAGGCATTGGGCGCGCGTGAGACCTTTGCCACCGTCGGCAGTGCACCCGACGGCTCGATGGCCGAGCCCGGACTCGCCGTGATCGGGCTCGAAGCCGACGAGGCCGTCGAACTCGGTCGGCGGTTCGGTCAGGAGGCGATCTACCGTTGGACGGCGGACGCGCTCACGATCGTCGGCGTGCGCGTTCCTGACACCGTCGAGATGGGATGGTCGCTCGTCCGCCTCTAG
- a CDS encoding enoyl-CoA hydratase-related protein yields MSEYGEVTPNPSAGGETPDDHQWVILDDPIPGVRRVTFNRANKRNSMIHPLRGAILQALREADDDPSVKVSIIRGDGPSFSAGYDLAGGNEGYELPFFTASGEGQWPRHVTEGWMSIWDLAKPVIAQVHGYCLAGGSELATCCDLVYMAEDAQMGYPATRFGVPDMHFHAWFMGMRKAMEMMMTGDSVSGLEAVQYGWANQAFPAEDLTEEVLKIAARIAQTPSDVVALNKRVVHRQMEVMGLRTGIRQGTELCALGTHTESMRLFIQGVQEKGLTATLTERDEPYDDYRTAAEQPKVAD; encoded by the coding sequence ATGAGCGAATACGGAGAAGTCACACCCAATCCGAGCGCCGGCGGCGAGACCCCCGACGATCACCAGTGGGTCATCCTCGACGATCCCATCCCGGGCGTGCGACGGGTCACGTTCAATCGGGCGAACAAGCGCAACTCGATGATCCACCCGCTGCGCGGCGCGATCCTCCAGGCGTTGCGCGAAGCCGACGACGACCCCTCCGTCAAGGTCTCGATCATCCGCGGCGACGGCCCGTCGTTCTCCGCCGGCTACGACCTCGCCGGCGGCAACGAAGGGTACGAGCTGCCCTTCTTCACCGCGAGCGGTGAGGGCCAGTGGCCCCGTCACGTCACCGAGGGTTGGATGAGCATCTGGGACCTCGCCAAGCCGGTGATCGCCCAGGTCCACGGCTACTGCCTCGCCGGCGGTTCCGAGCTCGCCACCTGCTGCGACCTGGTCTACATGGCCGAAGATGCCCAGATGGGCTACCCGGCGACCCGCTTCGGCGTGCCCGACATGCACTTCCACGCGTGGTTCATGGGCATGCGCAAGGCGATGGAAATGATGATGACCGGCGACTCGGTCAGCGGTCTCGAGGCCGTCCAGTACGGCTGGGCCAACCAGGCGTTCCCGGCGGAGGACCTCACCGAAGAGGTGTTGAAGATCGCCGCTCGCATCGCCCAGACCCCGTCCGATGTCGTCGCCCTCAACAAGCGCGTCGTCCACCGCCAGATGGAAGTGATGGGGCTGCGCACCGGCATCCGCCAGGGCACCGAGCTGTGCGCGCTGGGCACCCACACGGAGTCGATGCGCCTCTTCATCCAGGGTGTGCAGGAGAAGGGCCTCACCGCGACCCTCACCGAGCGCGACGAGCCCTACGACGACTACCGCACGGCGGCGGAACAGCCCAAGGTCGCCGATTGA
- a CDS encoding alpha/beta hydrolase — protein sequence MAITDAVLVHGSFSSEAAWDPVLPGLRAGGLTPHAICLPGHGRRGDEAGPDVDLVRHADAVVEYVTEHDLRDIMLVGHSYGGMPVTQAWNGLRDRVAAVVYVDAGVAAEGQCQLDLLPADKAAATREMAAANGGMLAAPERPTPTFPLAIAALSTPIRLDGPLPAGVPRTLILATGNPGYHHGQAADLRGRPDWSVIEIESGHNVLGEKTGELVDTLLSIARGDR from the coding sequence GTGGCGATCACCGATGCCGTCCTGGTTCACGGCTCCTTCTCTTCGGAGGCGGCGTGGGATCCGGTGCTCCCCGGTCTTCGGGCCGGGGGGCTGACGCCCCACGCCATCTGTCTGCCCGGTCACGGGCGCCGCGGGGATGAGGCGGGACCCGACGTGGATCTCGTACGACACGCGGACGCGGTCGTCGAGTACGTGACCGAACACGACCTCCGGGACATCATGCTGGTCGGCCACAGCTATGGCGGCATGCCGGTCACCCAGGCGTGGAACGGGTTGCGGGATCGGGTCGCTGCGGTCGTCTACGTGGATGCCGGCGTCGCTGCCGAGGGCCAATGCCAGCTCGATCTGCTCCCCGCCGACAAAGCCGCCGCGACTCGTGAAATGGCCGCGGCCAACGGCGGGATGCTCGCCGCTCCGGAGCGCCCCACCCCTACGTTTCCGCTGGCGATCGCGGCGTTGAGCACCCCGATCCGTCTCGACGGTCCGTTGCCGGCCGGGGTGCCGCGCACGCTGATCCTCGCGACGGGGAACCCGGGCTACCACCACGGCCAGGCGGCCGACCTGCGCGGCCGGCCCGACTGGTCGGTGATCGAGATCGAATCGGGCCACAACGTTCTAGGTGAGAAGACAGGCGAACTCGTCGACACCCTGCTGTCCATCGCTCGCGGCGATCGGTGA
- a CDS encoding PPOX class F420-dependent oxidoreductase: MGQNQRSQITMTDEEIDVFIDQSRTATMATVGANGAPHLVAMWYAWLDGTVWFETKSKAQKVVNLRRNDRLSVMIEDGLTYDQLRGVALEGRGIVIEDPDEIWRMGVNVFERYNGPYSEEMKPFVEIMLQKRVAVKLEVERVRSWDHRKLGMPAMDLAGTTAPFIDGAG, encoded by the coding sequence GTGGGACAGAACCAGCGCTCGCAGATCACGATGACCGACGAGGAGATCGACGTCTTCATCGACCAGAGCCGGACGGCGACGATGGCCACCGTCGGTGCCAACGGCGCGCCGCATCTCGTGGCCATGTGGTACGCCTGGCTCGACGGGACGGTCTGGTTCGAGACGAAGTCGAAGGCGCAGAAGGTGGTTAATCTCCGCCGGAACGACCGCCTCTCGGTGATGATCGAGGACGGCCTCACCTACGACCAGCTGCGGGGCGTGGCGCTCGAGGGTCGCGGCATCGTCATCGAGGACCCCGACGAGATCTGGCGCATGGGTGTCAACGTGTTCGAGCGTTACAACGGGCCCTACAGCGAAGAGATGAAGCCGTTCGTCGAGATCATGCTGCAGAAGCGTGTTGCGGTGAAGCTCGAGGTCGAGCGCGTCCGCTCCTGGGATCATCGCAAGCTGGGCATGCCGGCGATGGATCTCGCCGGCACCACCGCCCCGTTCATCGACGGTGCCGGCTGA
- a CDS encoding enoyl-CoA hydratase — MADYDYITYEEIDDGTIVRIMLNRPEARNAQNRGMLVELDAAFGRAEADDDVRVVILGGEGPMFSAGHDMGSKVAMEEYATHPTRAMNGGTREGSEGLMLQEWHYFFQNTLRWRNLRKITIAQAHGASYAAALMLLWSCDLIVAADDATFADVVGTRLGMQGVEYFAHPWEFGPRKTKELLLTGDAIGAEEAHALGMVSKIFPADELSERTVEFARRVAQVPTMAALLIKQSVNQTMDNQGFTNALQGCFHLHQLNHSHWATRTDGPQKRWVATPDDGALDWRTAPPVQLADVNTVGGVAVGD; from the coding sequence ATGGCCGACTACGACTACATCACCTACGAGGAGATCGACGACGGCACGATCGTCCGGATCATGCTCAACCGGCCGGAGGCCCGCAACGCGCAGAACCGCGGGATGCTCGTCGAGCTCGATGCCGCGTTCGGCCGAGCCGAGGCCGATGACGACGTGCGGGTCGTCATCCTGGGCGGCGAGGGGCCGATGTTCTCCGCCGGTCACGACATGGGCTCGAAGGTCGCGATGGAGGAGTACGCCACCCATCCGACCCGGGCCATGAACGGCGGCACTCGGGAGGGCAGCGAAGGGCTGATGCTCCAGGAGTGGCACTACTTCTTCCAGAACACCCTGCGATGGCGGAACCTGCGAAAGATCACCATCGCCCAGGCCCATGGCGCCAGCTACGCCGCCGCGCTGATGCTGCTGTGGTCCTGTGACCTCATCGTCGCCGCCGACGATGCCACCTTCGCCGACGTGGTGGGCACCCGCCTCGGCATGCAGGGTGTGGAGTACTTCGCCCATCCGTGGGAATTCGGTCCTCGCAAGACGAAGGAACTCCTGCTCACCGGCGACGCGATCGGTGCGGAGGAGGCCCACGCCCTCGGGATGGTCAGCAAGATCTTCCCGGCCGACGAGCTTTCCGAGCGCACGGTCGAGTTCGCCCGCCGGGTCGCCCAGGTGCCGACCATGGCAGCGCTGTTGATCAAGCAATCGGTCAACCAGACCATGGACAATCAGGGATTCACCAACGCGCTCCAGGGCTGTTTCCATCTCCACCAGCTCAACCACTCACATTGGGCGACGCGCACCGACGGCCCCCAGAAGCGTTGGGTCGCCACGCCCGACGACGGCGCCCTCGACTGGCGGACGGCGCCGCCGGTGCAACTGGCCGACGTGAACACCGTGGGCGGGGTCGCGGTCGGCGACTGA
- a CDS encoding PhnD/SsuA/transferrin family substrate-binding protein → MRFVSYMSPGFPESLFELLANRMGAEVHFETETSGPPAEVDPFRDGTFDLGWICSTSFVDLALRAEAPSVQLAGVAWVPDDPDSGGRPVYFGDLVVAADSDADSLAELAGRRIACNDVVSLSGHYALRIAIDELGYDSSDFAELVFTGGHHNSLDALVAGEVDACVVDSVVRIGRSRHDTAVADLRLVDRLGPWPVQPLVARHDLSPELVAEVRRALLDANDDPEVVDALRAAALTHLVPVDHTHYAPVREALERSGLTFP, encoded by the coding sequence GTGCGGTTCGTCTCCTACATGTCGCCGGGCTTCCCGGAATCCCTGTTCGAACTCCTCGCGAATCGAATGGGGGCCGAGGTGCACTTCGAGACCGAGACCTCGGGCCCGCCGGCCGAGGTCGACCCGTTCCGCGACGGCACGTTCGACCTCGGCTGGATCTGCTCGACGTCGTTCGTCGATCTCGCCCTCCGGGCCGAAGCGCCGTCGGTGCAGTTGGCCGGTGTCGCCTGGGTTCCCGACGATCCGGACTCCGGTGGGCGCCCCGTCTACTTCGGTGACCTGGTCGTGGCGGCCGACTCCGACGCAGACTCTCTGGCCGAGCTCGCCGGTCGCCGAATCGCGTGCAACGACGTGGTCAGTCTGAGTGGCCACTACGCCCTGCGGATCGCGATCGACGAGCTCGGCTACGACTCCAGCGACTTCGCCGAGCTCGTGTTCACGGGCGGCCACCACAACTCCCTCGACGCCCTCGTGGCCGGCGAGGTCGATGCCTGTGTGGTCGACTCGGTCGTCCGGATCGGGCGGAGCCGTCACGACACGGCCGTCGCCGATCTCCGCCTCGTCGATCGACTCGGGCCGTGGCCCGTGCAGCCACTCGTCGCCCGCCACGATCTCTCACCGGAGTTGGTCGCCGAGGTCCGCCGGGCGCTCCTCGACGCGAACGACGACCCCGAGGTCGTCGACGCGCTGCGAGCCGCGGCGCTGACCCATCTCGTGCCGGTCGACCACACGCACTACGCCCCGGTCCGCGAGGCCTTGGAGCGGAGCGGGCTGACGTTCCCGTAG